In Vibrio neptunius, the following are encoded in one genomic region:
- the pstA gene encoding phosphate ABC transporter permease PstA, which translates to MDRAKLKKSRQFKDTIFNGFVWASAALTVGFLFWIIWYILSNGLQHVDWDFITDNYTRTGEEHGIFPMIVATIYMVIASIAVAAPLGIMTAIYLTEYAKVGSKLVKVIRFCTESLAGIPSIIFGLFGMTFFVAILGLGFSILSGALTLSILILPVIIRTTEEALMAVPQTYREGSYGLGASKIYTIWRLILPSAMPGILTSVILSIGRVIGESAPVFLTAGMVARIPDSLLDSGRTLTVHLYKLTTELFTIEEWNQAYGTATVLIVVVLLINMITKLIASRFNTANY; encoded by the coding sequence ATGGATCGCGCAAAATTAAAGAAATCACGCCAGTTTAAAGATACTATCTTTAACGGCTTTGTCTGGGCATCGGCGGCACTAACGGTAGGTTTTTTGTTCTGGATTATCTGGTACATCTTATCGAACGGTTTGCAGCATGTTGACTGGGACTTTATTACTGACAACTACACTCGTACTGGCGAAGAACACGGTATTTTCCCAATGATTGTAGCGACAATTTACATGGTAATCGCGTCAATTGCGGTTGCAGCTCCTCTGGGTATTATGACGGCAATTTATCTTACCGAATACGCGAAAGTGGGCAGTAAACTTGTCAAAGTTATCCGATTCTGTACTGAGTCATTGGCGGGTATCCCATCAATTATTTTCGGTCTGTTTGGTATGACTTTCTTCGTGGCAATCTTAGGTTTGGGTTTCTCGATTCTTTCGGGTGCATTGACACTAAGTATTCTCATTCTCCCAGTGATCATCCGTACTACGGAAGAAGCACTGATGGCAGTGCCACAAACGTATCGTGAGGGCTCATATGGTTTGGGCGCTTCAAAAATTTACACCATCTGGCGTTTGATTTTGCCTAGTGCAATGCCAGGTATCTTAACCTCGGTCATTCTTAGTATTGGTCGTGTAATAGGTGAATCTGCTCCTGTCTTTCTGACTGCGGGTATGGTGGCTCGTATACCTGATTCTTTACTTGATTCAGGTCGAACGCTAACCGTTCACCTATATAAGCTAACTACTGAGCTTTTCACTATTGAAGAGTGGAATCAAGCTTATGGTACAGCTACCGTGCTGATTGTCGTTGTTCTCTTGATCAACATGATCACCAAGCTAATCGCAAGCCGTTTCAACACTGCGAATTATTAA
- the pstB gene encoding phosphate ABC transporter ATP-binding protein PstB, whose protein sequence is MNKFDIENLDLFYGENQALKAINLPIPVRQVTALIGPSGCGKSTLLRCLNRMNDLIEGVKITGKLDMDGTDIYGNIDVADLRIKVGMVFQKPNPFPMSIYENVAYGLRAQGIKDKKHIDEVVERSLRSAALWDEVKDRLKSHAFGLSGGQQQRLCIARTIAMEPDVILMDEPTSALDPIATHKIEELMEELKKNYTIVIVTHSMQQARRISDRTAFFLMGELVEHDATQVIFSEPKDDRTKGYVNGDFG, encoded by the coding sequence ATGAACAAATTTGATATTGAAAACCTAGATCTGTTTTATGGCGAAAATCAAGCACTGAAAGCGATTAATTTGCCGATTCCGGTACGTCAGGTAACGGCACTTATAGGACCGTCAGGCTGTGGAAAATCTACGCTATTGCGTTGCCTTAACCGTATGAATGACCTGATTGAAGGGGTAAAGATTACAGGTAAGTTGGATATGGACGGCACGGACATTTATGGAAACATTGATGTCGCTGACCTACGGATTAAAGTGGGCATGGTGTTCCAAAAGCCTAATCCATTCCCGATGAGCATCTATGAAAATGTTGCATATGGCCTGCGAGCTCAGGGTATTAAAGACAAGAAACACATTGATGAAGTCGTTGAGCGCTCACTGCGCAGCGCAGCACTTTGGGATGAAGTAAAAGATCGCTTGAAGTCACATGCGTTTGGTCTTTCGGGTGGTCAGCAGCAGCGTTTGTGTATTGCTCGTACGATTGCCATGGAACCAGATGTCATCTTGATGGATGAACCAACGTCGGCCCTTGATCCAATCGCAACCCATAAGATTGAAGAGCTGATGGAAGAGCTGAAGAAAAACTACACGATCGTTATTGTGACTCACTCTATGCAGCAAGCACGTCGTATCTCTGACCGCACGGCTTTCTTCTTAATGGGTGAGCTCGTTGAACATGATGCTACTCAGGTTATTTTTAGCGAACCCAAAGATGACCGTACCAAGGGATACGTAAATGGTGATTTTGGTTAA
- a CDS encoding GGDEF domain-containing protein gives MRNPTSVRSFNQILSRAKVLLIFLSAILIVANLYFLSATRDLARSYSEQQNQATWFLFQLTKEFSELRTITALAEKDDQLLDRTILKYELTWSRFELLINSREADTYIALPGAKSFFRTLFEQFKSLEGKVEQLPDNRKLALSLAEDFEYQYMSMINYVNTNFRIKSPLYQSQMKQAQAITHAQFVLMMLLFACVGVVSYIIHKEALFHKQVSLTDSLTGIPNRLAFMRQLTDYIEQTSHFSLILLDLNGFKKINDSHGHQAGDLALRIISARLVALMSRHNLSVFRIGGDEFAVLTNSDDEAIIQQLSDSINRCFDESITIQEQTVYLSASLGSAAYPQDSTSLNQLISIADQNMYQKKFSTKSRDKKFTA, from the coding sequence ATGAGAAATCCAACTAGCGTTCGTAGTTTTAACCAGATCCTATCCAGAGCTAAAGTGTTGCTTATCTTTCTCTCTGCGATACTGATCGTCGCAAACTTATACTTTCTGTCAGCCACGCGTGACTTGGCTCGTTCATACAGTGAACAGCAGAACCAAGCAACGTGGTTTCTCTTTCAACTGACAAAAGAGTTTTCTGAACTCAGAACCATCACTGCTCTCGCTGAAAAAGACGACCAACTTTTAGACCGCACAATACTGAAATATGAGCTGACTTGGAGTCGCTTCGAGCTGCTGATAAATAGCCGCGAAGCAGATACTTATATTGCGCTTCCCGGTGCTAAGAGCTTCTTTAGAACCTTATTTGAGCAATTTAAGAGTTTGGAGGGCAAAGTAGAACAATTGCCCGACAACAGAAAGCTCGCACTCAGCCTCGCGGAGGACTTCGAATACCAGTACATGTCGATGATCAACTATGTGAATACAAATTTTCGTATTAAGAGCCCGCTATACCAATCTCAAATGAAACAAGCTCAAGCAATTACACACGCGCAGTTTGTGCTGATGATGTTACTGTTTGCCTGTGTCGGTGTCGTCAGCTATATCATCCACAAAGAAGCGTTGTTTCATAAACAAGTCTCGCTGACAGACTCTCTAACAGGCATTCCAAACCGTTTAGCCTTTATGCGTCAACTCACCGATTACATTGAACAAACCTCTCATTTCTCATTGATTTTGCTCGACCTAAATGGTTTCAAAAAAATCAATGATTCACATGGTCATCAAGCAGGTGACCTAGCGCTGAGGATAATATCGGCGCGTTTAGTCGCATTGATGAGTCGTCACAACCTGTCTGTATTTCGGATCGGTGGTGATGAATTCGCCGTTCTTACCAACTCAGATGATGAAGCAATCATTCAACAACTGTCAGATTCGATTAATCGCTGTTTTGATGAAAGTATCACCATACAAGAGCAAACGGTGTATCTTTCCGCCAGCTTAGGCAGTGCAGCATACCCTCAAGATTCAACCAGCCTTAACCAATTGATCTCCATCGCTGATCAGAATATGTACCAAAAGAAGTTCTCCACCAAAAGCCGAGATAAAAAGTTTACAGCTTAA